In Pseudarthrobacter sp. ATCC 49987, the following proteins share a genomic window:
- a CDS encoding histone-like nucleoid-structuring protein Lsr2, translating to MARKIHVQLIDDLSGEDAQETIRFSLDGTDYEIDLSADNAAELRGTLERYATKGRRLRGPTGPKTGRAPSMSRDETQKIRKWATENGYNPSPRGRISQAIERAYDAAQG from the coding sequence TTGGCCCGCAAAATCCATGTCCAGCTGATCGATGATCTTTCCGGGGAGGATGCCCAGGAAACCATTCGGTTTTCCCTCGATGGCACCGACTACGAAATCGACCTCTCAGCAGATAACGCCGCCGAGTTGCGCGGAACGTTGGAACGGTACGCCACGAAGGGCCGGCGTCTGCGCGGCCCGACCGGTCCCAAGACCGGCCGCGCCCCGTCGATGAGTAGAGACGAGACTCAGAAGATCCGCAAGTGGGCAACGGAGAATGGATACAACCCCAGCCCCCGTGGACGCATCAGCCAGGCCATCGAACGAGCCTATGACGCTGCCCAAGGATAG
- a CDS encoding type I restriction endonuclease subunit R — MTSAQPGGTIVTAAPAVAFSEADWEGMAQELLAEPLGWRPATGQDIAPGQGERDSWDDLLIRPRLLAALQRFNPTVPIQYLQQALAEIVSPKSNDAITENHRLHNYLVDGYRLSYIDSDGNEANPTIHLLSSDPDQNDWLAVNQVTLMQGDYKRRFDVVLYCNGMPVSVIELKKAGSATADVAAAHAQLQTYLREFPMAFRFCVFTLASDGIQAKYGTPFTPLNHFSPWNVDDDGVPVAPGYMEDGEAVTALETALQGLYNQERFLQLTRNFTAFDQGSDGLSKRIAKPHQYFAVTKAVGSTIQAVASNGKAGVVWHTQGSGKSMEMELYANLVARSPQLKNPTVVVITDRNELDGQLFEGFDRSLLLAESPKQIRKRSELREELSNRTTGGIYFTTLQKFGRSKSEKDAGADHPLLSERRNIIVVVDEAHRSHYDDLDGYARHLRDALPHATLIAFTGTPISFDDRNTQDVFGEYIDVYDLSRAVDDGATVPVYFEPRLIKVGLASDVTEEILDQAADEATLGLDDTERARIEASVAVVNAVYGAPQRIAALAADLVAHWENRSARMGKFIEAPGKAMIVGGTRAICAKLYTAIVDLRPEWHSDDLAKGKIKVVYSGTASDVPPVSDHVRRDSLNAVVKERLKDVDDELELVIVKDMMLTGYDSPPLHTLYLDRPLKGALLMQTLARVNRTFRGKQDGLLVAYAPLAENLAKALGEYTQSDRTNKPVGRNIDEAVGVTLSLVDSLRELLAGYDWKAVLMKGGPKAFLNAVTGAVSYLRSPGTPGNQPTEGEESRAARYRRFSSQLSRAWALSSGSETLAELRPEIQVYEEIRVWMAKYDAADRQASGEPVPEEIQRLLGELIASATSSGEVLDIYEAAGMPKPSLDDLTPEFIAKTQQARNPQLAIEALRKLIADESAKTTRNNVIRQRAFSERISELMKKYTNQQLTSAEVIAELVELAREVAAEGQRGAQFTPPLNSDELAFYDAVAQNESAVEVQGEGKLAEIARQLVGVMQRDVRTDWTVRDDVRAKLRASIKRLLVINGYPPDKQPEAIKLVMEQMESMAPRFAEARL; from the coding sequence ATGACATCCGCTCAACCAGGGGGAACCATCGTGACAGCAGCACCGGCAGTAGCCTTTTCCGAAGCCGATTGGGAGGGTATGGCCCAGGAGCTTCTGGCCGAGCCGCTCGGCTGGCGGCCAGCTACCGGCCAGGACATCGCGCCCGGCCAGGGCGAACGCGATTCCTGGGACGACCTCCTAATCCGGCCCCGGCTACTCGCGGCGCTGCAGCGGTTCAACCCGACGGTTCCGATCCAGTACCTGCAGCAGGCACTCGCCGAGATCGTTTCGCCCAAGTCAAACGACGCCATCACCGAGAACCACCGCCTCCACAACTATCTCGTGGACGGCTACCGGCTCAGCTACATCGACTCGGACGGCAACGAGGCCAACCCCACCATCCACCTGCTCAGCTCGGACCCGGACCAGAACGACTGGCTCGCCGTCAACCAGGTCACCCTGATGCAGGGCGACTACAAACGCCGCTTCGACGTCGTGCTCTACTGCAACGGCATGCCGGTGAGCGTCATCGAACTGAAGAAGGCCGGCAGCGCCACGGCCGACGTCGCCGCTGCGCACGCCCAGCTGCAGACCTACCTGCGCGAATTCCCTATGGCGTTCCGCTTTTGCGTGTTTACGCTCGCCTCCGACGGGATCCAGGCCAAGTACGGCACGCCGTTCACCCCGCTCAACCACTTCTCACCTTGGAATGTCGACGACGACGGCGTGCCGGTCGCGCCGGGGTACATGGAGGACGGCGAAGCTGTCACCGCTCTGGAAACGGCACTGCAGGGACTCTACAACCAGGAGCGGTTCCTGCAGCTAACGCGCAATTTCACCGCCTTTGACCAGGGATCGGACGGGCTCAGCAAGCGCATCGCCAAGCCGCACCAGTACTTCGCAGTGACCAAGGCCGTGGGCAGCACCATCCAGGCCGTGGCCAGTAACGGCAAGGCGGGCGTCGTCTGGCACACCCAGGGTTCGGGCAAGTCCATGGAAATGGAGCTCTACGCCAACTTGGTGGCCCGGAGCCCCCAGCTAAAGAACCCGACCGTCGTCGTCATCACAGACCGCAACGAACTCGACGGCCAACTGTTCGAGGGCTTTGACCGGAGCCTGTTGCTGGCAGAGTCCCCCAAGCAGATCCGGAAGCGCTCCGAGCTCCGGGAGGAACTGAGCAACCGCACCACCGGCGGCATCTACTTCACCACCCTGCAGAAGTTCGGCCGCAGCAAGTCGGAGAAGGACGCCGGCGCCGACCACCCGCTGCTGTCGGAGCGCCGCAACATCATCGTGGTGGTGGATGAGGCGCACCGTTCCCACTACGACGACCTGGACGGCTACGCCCGGCACCTCCGAGACGCGCTGCCGCACGCGACGCTGATCGCATTCACCGGCACGCCGATCTCCTTTGATGACCGCAACACCCAGGATGTGTTCGGTGAGTACATTGACGTCTACGACCTCTCCCGGGCGGTGGACGACGGCGCCACGGTGCCGGTGTACTTCGAACCGCGGCTCATCAAAGTTGGGCTGGCCTCGGACGTCACGGAGGAGATCCTGGATCAGGCAGCCGACGAAGCCACGCTGGGTCTGGACGACACCGAGCGGGCACGCATCGAGGCGAGCGTCGCCGTCGTGAACGCCGTCTACGGTGCGCCGCAACGGATCGCGGCGCTGGCCGCCGATCTGGTGGCGCACTGGGAGAACCGCAGCGCCCGGATGGGCAAGTTCATCGAGGCGCCGGGCAAGGCGATGATTGTGGGCGGAACGCGGGCGATCTGCGCGAAGCTGTACACGGCGATCGTAGACCTGCGGCCCGAGTGGCATTCCGACGACCTCGCCAAGGGCAAGATCAAGGTGGTCTACTCCGGTACAGCGTCCGATGTGCCGCCGGTCTCCGACCACGTCCGCCGCGACTCGTTGAACGCTGTGGTGAAGGAGCGGCTCAAGGACGTGGACGACGAGCTGGAACTGGTGATCGTCAAGGACATGATGCTCACCGGCTACGACTCCCCGCCGCTGCACACCCTGTACTTGGACCGGCCGCTCAAGGGTGCGCTGCTGATGCAGACCCTGGCGCGCGTGAACCGCACGTTCCGCGGCAAACAGGACGGGCTGCTGGTGGCTTATGCCCCGCTGGCGGAGAACCTGGCCAAGGCGCTGGGCGAGTACACGCAGTCCGACCGGACAAACAAGCCGGTGGGTAGGAACATCGATGAGGCCGTTGGCGTGACGCTTTCTCTGGTGGACTCCCTGCGGGAGCTGCTTGCAGGATACGACTGGAAGGCCGTGCTGATGAAGGGCGGCCCCAAGGCGTTCCTGAACGCCGTCACCGGTGCAGTCAGTTACCTGCGGAGCCCCGGCACGCCCGGCAATCAGCCTACTGAGGGCGAAGAGTCACGGGCCGCGAGGTACCGCAGGTTCTCCAGCCAGTTGTCCCGGGCGTGGGCTTTGAGTTCCGGCTCCGAGACGCTGGCCGAGCTGCGGCCTGAGATTCAGGTGTACGAGGAGATCCGCGTTTGGATGGCTAAGTACGACGCCGCGGACCGGCAGGCCAGCGGCGAGCCGGTGCCGGAGGAAATCCAGCGGTTGCTGGGAGAGCTGATTGCCTCCGCAACGTCGTCCGGAGAGGTGTTGGATATCTACGAAGCGGCAGGCATGCCCAAGCCGTCGCTGGATGACCTGACTCCGGAGTTCATCGCCAAGACCCAGCAGGCCCGGAATCCGCAGCTGGCCATCGAGGCGCTGCGGAAGCTGATCGCCGACGAGTCCGCCAAGACGACACGGAATAACGTGATCCGGCAGCGGGCGTTTTCCGAGCGGATCAGCGAGCTGATGAAGAAATACACCAACCAGCAGCTCACGTCCGCGGAGGTGATAGCGGAGCTGGTGGAGCTGGCCCGGGAAGTGGCGGCCGAGGGGCAGCGCGGTGCCCAGTTCACTCCCCCGCTGAACTCCGATGAGCTGGCGTTTTACGACGCGGTGGCCCAGAACGAGTCCGCGGTGGAGGTCCAGGGAGAAGGGAAGCTGGCCGAGATCGCTCGGCAGCTCGTTGGCGTCATGCAGCGCGATGTGCGCACCGACTGGACGGTCCGGGACGACGTCCGGGCGAAACTTCGCGCATCCATCAAACGGCTTCTAGTGATCAACGGGTATCCACCGGACAAGCAGCCCGAGGCAATCAAGCTGGTAATGGAACAAATGGAATCGATGGCGCCACGGTTTGCGGAGGCACGGCTTTAG
- a CDS encoding restriction endonuclease subunit S — MSEWRSATLGELTENFDARRKPVKTAERRPGPYPYFGASGVIDSVDDFIYDGDYLLIAEDGENLRSRSTPIAFLARGKFWVNNHAHVVRGNNNTDTRFLSYLLAVTDIAGYLTGSTQPKLTRAAMDSIRVRVPSTGDQRAIAEVLGAFDEKTSANTLLCSTAEQYLRASYQDLAGNAATQPVLVETIVRRVTQQRSITKPELLPQGEFPVFDQSESGFLGYVNGDGYLDAHTSAPILYFGDHTCKLRISARSFFVGPNTIPFVGDRIPSLVLYCALQGLQEHEEYKRHWQGLMKKSIVIPAIEDCRTFERRHRSILGILHGAGVENERLLALRDALLPQLMSGKLRVKDAHKVLEDAGV, encoded by the coding sequence ATGTCTGAATGGCGATCCGCTACGCTCGGTGAACTCACAGAGAATTTCGACGCACGTCGCAAGCCTGTCAAGACAGCGGAGCGAAGGCCTGGTCCCTATCCATATTTTGGGGCGTCTGGTGTCATCGACTCGGTGGACGATTTCATTTACGACGGCGACTACCTATTGATTGCCGAAGACGGTGAAAATCTAAGATCACGCTCCACACCGATTGCCTTTCTCGCCCGAGGTAAATTCTGGGTCAACAATCACGCCCATGTTGTGCGGGGCAACAACAATACGGATACACGCTTCTTGTCTTACCTCCTAGCCGTCACGGATATCGCTGGATATCTGACGGGTTCGACCCAGCCCAAGCTCACCCGTGCGGCGATGGACTCGATACGAGTCCGAGTCCCTTCTACCGGCGACCAGCGAGCGATTGCCGAAGTTCTCGGAGCTTTCGACGAAAAGACTTCCGCCAACACTTTATTGTGCAGCACCGCTGAACAGTATCTGCGGGCCTCCTATCAGGACCTGGCAGGCAACGCGGCAACGCAACCGGTTCTGGTCGAGACAATTGTCCGGCGAGTCACACAACAGAGAAGCATCACGAAGCCGGAACTGCTTCCTCAAGGGGAGTTCCCAGTATTTGATCAAAGTGAGTCCGGCTTCCTGGGCTACGTCAACGGGGACGGATATCTTGACGCGCATACAAGCGCTCCAATCCTGTATTTCGGAGATCACACGTGCAAGCTTCGAATCTCCGCCCGGAGTTTCTTTGTGGGACCGAACACGATTCCCTTTGTAGGCGATCGAATACCATCACTGGTTCTCTACTGCGCATTGCAAGGGCTTCAGGAGCACGAGGAATACAAGCGTCACTGGCAAGGACTGATGAAGAAGAGCATCGTAATCCCGGCGATTGAGGATTGCCGCACATTCGAACGACGCCACCGCTCTATCCTCGGAATCCTGCACGGCGCCGGCGTCGAAAACGAGCGACTTCTTGCTCTGCGTGATGCGCTCCTCCCCCAGCTCATGTCCGGCAAGCTACGGGTCAAGGATGCCCACAAAGTTTTGGAGGACGCTGGGGTATGA
- a CDS encoding Abi family protein: protein MAEYTKQWLSVEDQVKKLALRGVSIPEDRSGVQLLCAVGYYRLTGYLYPFRESEPYVDDIGRPRVRVLNHYRVGTSMRDAAELIDFDRRLRMLILDGIERIEISLRMQIGYVLGRRSAFSHLEPATFVGSFTDTQVDPATGGPAPSKHEQLIARMRERQNGSDEAFVAHFREKYDDQMPIWALTEIMELGHLSRLYVGLTNSIATEIATAYAVPSKRVMSSWIASLNYVRNVAAHHARIFNRKLVTAPKRPSKGQVPLLDHLRDEESSKQVFGLYNALAVMAYMLRVIDPSGGWTERLVELVGSFPRAGHLTKHSIGVPDDWTSLELWQA from the coding sequence GTGGCTGAGTACACAAAGCAATGGCTGTCGGTCGAGGACCAGGTCAAAAAGCTTGCCTTGCGCGGCGTCAGCATTCCCGAGGACCGGAGCGGTGTACAACTGCTTTGCGCGGTTGGTTACTACCGACTTACCGGCTATCTCTACCCATTCCGTGAGTCGGAGCCGTACGTGGACGATATCGGTCGTCCACGGGTACGGGTCCTCAACCACTATCGGGTCGGCACTTCCATGCGGGACGCCGCGGAACTCATCGACTTCGACCGTCGACTGCGGATGCTCATCCTTGATGGAATCGAGAGGATTGAAATTTCGCTCCGCATGCAGATCGGGTATGTCTTGGGCAGACGTTCGGCCTTTTCCCATCTCGAACCTGCCACGTTCGTAGGATCTTTCACGGATACACAAGTGGATCCGGCCACGGGAGGACCAGCGCCGAGCAAACACGAGCAATTGATCGCCCGGATGCGAGAGCGACAGAATGGATCCGACGAGGCCTTTGTGGCCCATTTCCGAGAGAAATACGACGACCAGATGCCGATTTGGGCGCTCACGGAGATCATGGAGCTGGGGCACCTCAGTCGCTTATACGTTGGACTGACGAACTCGATCGCCACGGAGATCGCCACCGCCTACGCGGTACCGTCGAAGCGAGTGATGAGTAGCTGGATTGCGAGTCTGAACTATGTGAGAAACGTGGCTGCCCACCACGCCCGGATTTTTAACCGCAAACTTGTTACTGCGCCGAAACGGCCGAGTAAGGGGCAAGTTCCTCTCTTGGATCATCTAAGGGATGAAGAGTCGTCGAAGCAGGTGTTTGGTCTGTATAACGCCCTGGCCGTGATGGCATACATGCTTCGTGTGATCGATCCCAGCGGCGGCTGGACCGAACGCCTAGTCGAGCTCGTCGGCTCGTTCCCTCGAGCGGGGCATTTGACCAAGCATTCCATCGGAGTGCCTGATGACTGGACAAGCCTGGAACTTTGGCAAGCCTAG
- a CDS encoding class I SAM-dependent DNA methyltransferase has protein sequence MPPKLKVDLAPSTMKELKDTLWKAADKLRGSMDASQYKDVILGLVFLKYVSDAFEERRGQIQAELEADGLNEEQIGQLIDDVDEYTGRGVFWVSERARWTYLAENAKGLPAMDGAEPKSIGQLIDEAMELIMADNKSLAATLPRIYNRDNVDQRRLGELLDLFNSARFTGQGASKARDLLGEVYEYFLEKFARAEGKRGGEFYTPAGVVRVLVEVLEPHSGRVYDPCCGSGGMFVQAEKFLAAHNMEGSDISVYGQELNERTWRMAKMNLAIHGLNANLASRWGDTFARDQHPELTGNNGADFIMANPPFNIKDWARSESDPRWKYGVPPAGNANYAWIQHIISKLAPGGSAGVVMANGSMSSNSGGEGEIRAQLVEADLVSCMVALPTQLFRSTGIPVCTWFFAKDKTVGKNGSVDRTGQVLFIDARNLGYMVDRAERALSDDDIAKIANTYHAWRGTASAVETGLTYDDEAGFCYSATLAEVKAADYALTPGRYVGAADVEDDGEPIELKIARLSKALFEQFEESERLAGVVRQQLGRVDV, from the coding sequence ATGCCCCCGAAATTGAAGGTGGACCTCGCCCCGTCCACCATGAAGGAACTCAAGGACACCCTCTGGAAGGCCGCGGACAAGCTGCGCGGCTCTATGGATGCCTCCCAGTACAAGGACGTGATCCTGGGCCTGGTATTCCTCAAGTACGTCTCGGACGCCTTCGAAGAGCGCCGCGGGCAGATCCAGGCCGAGCTGGAGGCCGATGGGCTCAACGAGGAGCAGATCGGCCAGCTGATCGACGACGTGGACGAGTACACCGGCCGCGGCGTGTTCTGGGTATCGGAACGGGCACGCTGGACCTACCTGGCCGAGAACGCCAAGGGTCTGCCTGCGATGGACGGAGCCGAGCCCAAGTCGATCGGACAGCTCATTGATGAAGCTATGGAACTCATCATGGCCGACAACAAGTCCCTGGCCGCCACGCTCCCCCGCATCTACAACCGCGACAACGTGGACCAGCGCCGCCTCGGCGAGCTGCTGGACCTGTTCAACTCCGCACGCTTCACCGGTCAGGGGGCCAGCAAGGCCCGCGACCTGCTCGGCGAGGTGTACGAGTACTTCCTGGAGAAGTTCGCCAGGGCCGAGGGCAAGCGCGGCGGCGAGTTCTACACCCCCGCCGGCGTGGTCCGTGTCCTGGTCGAGGTCCTGGAACCCCACAGCGGCCGTGTCTACGATCCCTGCTGCGGCTCGGGCGGCATGTTCGTCCAGGCCGAGAAGTTCTTGGCGGCGCACAACATGGAGGGCTCGGATATCTCCGTCTATGGCCAGGAGCTCAATGAGCGCACCTGGCGGATGGCCAAGATGAACCTCGCCATTCATGGCCTCAACGCCAACCTCGCCTCCCGCTGGGGTGACACCTTCGCCCGTGACCAGCACCCCGAGCTGACCGGCAACAACGGCGCGGACTTCATCATGGCGAATCCGCCCTTCAACATCAAAGACTGGGCTCGCTCGGAATCCGACCCCCGCTGGAAGTACGGCGTGCCTCCGGCCGGCAACGCCAACTACGCCTGGATCCAGCACATCATCTCCAAGCTGGCCCCCGGCGGCAGCGCAGGCGTTGTCATGGCCAACGGCTCCATGTCGTCCAACTCCGGCGGCGAGGGCGAGATCCGCGCCCAGCTGGTCGAGGCAGACCTCGTCTCCTGCATGGTCGCGCTGCCCACCCAGCTCTTCCGCAGCACCGGCATCCCCGTCTGCACGTGGTTCTTCGCGAAGGACAAAACCGTCGGGAAGAACGGATCCGTCGACCGTACGGGCCAGGTGCTCTTCATCGACGCCCGCAACCTCGGCTACATGGTGGACCGCGCCGAGCGTGCGCTGTCCGATGACGACATCGCCAAGATCGCCAACACCTACCACGCCTGGCGCGGGACAGCCTCTGCAGTTGAAACCGGTCTGACGTACGACGACGAAGCCGGCTTCTGCTACTCGGCCACCCTCGCGGAAGTCAAGGCTGCGGACTACGCGCTGACGCCCGGACGGTATGTCGGCGCGGCTGATGTGGAGGACGACGGCGAGCCGATCGAGTTGAAAATAGCGCGGCTATCGAAGGCGCTGTTCGAGCAGTTTGAGGAGTCAGAGCGGCTGGCTGGGGTTGTGCGCCAGCAACTGGGGAGGGTAGATGTCTGA
- the merA gene encoding mercury(II) reductase encodes MSEPTPDFDLAIIGSGGGAFAAAIRATNLGKRVLMIERSTVGGTCVNTGCVPSKALLAAAEARHVALDASGRFPGISTSAGEVAMAGLIDGKRSLVETMRSDKYVDLIADYGWEIRQGDAVLAGTPEDPVLEITREDGVRESVRAAHYLVATGSAPWAPPIEGLADTEYLTSTTAMELEEVPDSLLVIGGGYVALEQAQLFARLGTKVTMLVRSRLASAEEPDASRTLMGVFADEGIRVVRRAKVSSVRTDPDTGGIIATAAVSGGQAEFRAARVLVATGRRPVTEGLNLGAVGVKTGEGGEILVDNQLASSNDRIWAAGDVTGHREFVYVAAAHGSLMVENAFNNARREVDYRHLPRVAFTSPTLAAVGMTDKQANEAGIRCECRVLPLEYVPRALVNRDTRGFIKIVADADTGRIAGITAVAKDAGDLAAAGVYILEAGMTVDQVANLWSPYLTMAEGIKIAAQSYTTDVSKLSCCAS; translated from the coding sequence ATGTCTGAACCAACACCTGATTTTGATCTGGCCATCATCGGCTCCGGCGGCGGAGCGTTCGCGGCCGCGATCCGGGCGACCAACCTGGGCAAACGTGTCCTGATGATCGAGCGTTCCACCGTCGGCGGCACGTGCGTGAACACCGGCTGTGTTCCCTCCAAAGCGCTCCTCGCGGCGGCCGAGGCCAGGCATGTTGCCCTGGACGCGTCCGGCCGGTTCCCCGGCATCAGCACCTCCGCTGGCGAAGTTGCCATGGCCGGGCTGATCGACGGGAAGCGCTCCCTGGTAGAGACGATGCGTTCGGACAAGTACGTGGACCTGATCGCTGACTACGGCTGGGAAATACGCCAGGGCGATGCCGTGTTGGCCGGAACGCCGGAGGATCCCGTCCTGGAAATCACCCGAGAGGACGGTGTCCGGGAATCCGTCAGGGCCGCGCACTATCTGGTCGCCACCGGTTCCGCCCCGTGGGCGCCCCCCATCGAGGGTCTGGCGGACACGGAATACCTGACCTCCACCACCGCGATGGAACTCGAGGAGGTCCCCGACTCCCTGCTGGTCATCGGCGGCGGATACGTGGCCCTTGAACAGGCCCAGCTCTTCGCCCGCCTCGGGACCAAGGTCACCATGCTGGTCCGCTCCCGCCTGGCCTCCGCGGAGGAACCCGACGCTTCACGCACCCTGATGGGCGTCTTCGCCGACGAGGGCATCCGCGTCGTCCGCCGGGCAAAAGTGTCCTCCGTGCGCACGGACCCGGACACCGGCGGGATCATCGCTACCGCGGCCGTCTCCGGAGGGCAGGCGGAATTCCGTGCCGCCAGGGTGCTGGTCGCCACGGGACGCCGGCCGGTCACGGAAGGACTGAACCTGGGCGCAGTCGGCGTCAAAACCGGGGAGGGCGGCGAGATCCTGGTCGACAACCAGCTGGCCAGCTCCAACGACCGGATCTGGGCCGCCGGCGACGTGACCGGACACCGGGAATTCGTCTACGTCGCAGCCGCCCACGGCTCCCTGATGGTGGAGAACGCATTCAACAACGCGCGCCGCGAAGTCGACTACCGGCACCTGCCCCGGGTCGCCTTCACCAGCCCGACCCTGGCCGCGGTCGGGATGACCGACAAGCAAGCCAACGAGGCCGGCATCCGGTGTGAATGCAGGGTCCTGCCTCTGGAGTACGTGCCCCGGGCCCTGGTGAACCGGGACACCCGCGGCTTCATCAAGATCGTCGCCGACGCCGACACCGGACGGATCGCGGGAATCACCGCCGTCGCCAAGGATGCCGGGGACCTCGCTGCGGCCGGTGTTTATATCCTGGAAGCCGGGATGACAGTGGACCAGGTCGCGAACCTGTGGAGCCCCTACCTGACGATGGCCGAAGGCATCAAGATCGCAGCCCAGTCCTACACCACGGATGTCTCCAAACTCTCCTGCTGCGCCTCCTGA
- a CDS encoding IS481 family transposase, with amino-acid sequence MVHRNARLTPAGRSILVQRLLGGRPVAHVAKEMGVSRACAHRWLKRYVEHGWDGMEDRSSRPHSCPHATPEAKIEDVLAAREKHREGPVELAERCKVPARTVSRIIARAGLPRLWELDPISGERIRAGRATDHRYERDTAGELLHIDVKKLGGIANGGGWRVHGRSEAVRGRGIGYDYVHVAVDDHSRLAYVEVLPDEKGPTCARFLTNAAAFMAANGAPVREVMTDNALAYIRSADFATAIADLGAKHRRTKPRSPWQNGKAERFNRTLQEGWAYKNAYDSSDDRTQALTGWLDFYNHRRNHSALGGRPPISRCNQPAG; translated from the coding sequence ATGGTCCACCGTAATGCCCGTCTGACTCCTGCCGGTAGAAGCATCCTTGTCCAGCGTCTTCTGGGCGGCCGTCCCGTGGCGCATGTGGCGAAGGAAATGGGTGTTTCCCGCGCATGCGCCCACCGGTGGCTCAAGCGCTATGTCGAACACGGCTGGGACGGGATGGAGGACCGGTCCTCACGCCCGCATTCGTGCCCGCACGCCACCCCCGAGGCGAAGATCGAGGACGTGCTCGCGGCTCGGGAGAAGCACCGCGAAGGCCCGGTCGAGCTGGCCGAACGCTGCAAGGTCCCGGCCCGCACGGTCTCTAGGATCATCGCCAGGGCCGGGCTGCCCCGGTTGTGGGAACTGGACCCGATCAGCGGCGAACGCATCCGGGCCGGCCGGGCCACCGACCACCGTTACGAACGCGACACCGCCGGAGAGTTGCTGCATATCGACGTCAAGAAACTCGGCGGCATAGCGAACGGCGGCGGCTGGCGGGTCCATGGCCGCAGCGAAGCCGTCAGAGGCCGCGGCATCGGGTACGACTACGTCCACGTCGCCGTGGATGACCACTCCCGCCTGGCCTACGTTGAGGTCCTGCCCGACGAGAAAGGGCCGACCTGCGCCCGGTTCCTGACCAACGCCGCGGCGTTCATGGCCGCGAACGGGGCACCGGTGCGCGAAGTCATGACCGACAACGCCCTGGCCTACATCCGGTCCGCGGACTTCGCTACGGCCATCGCGGATCTCGGCGCCAAACACCGGCGCACCAAACCGCGCAGCCCGTGGCAGAACGGCAAGGCCGAGCGGTTCAACCGCACTCTCCAGGAAGGCTGGGCCTATAAGAACGCCTATGACTCCAGCGACGACCGCACACAGGCCCTCACGGGCTGGCTAGACTTCTACAACCACCGCCGCAACCACAGCGCCCTCGGAGGACGACCACCCATCAGCAGATGTAACCAACCTGCTGGCTGA
- a CDS encoding heavy metal-responsive transcriptional regulator → MRIGETAAAAGMTAKTLRFYEDRGLLPAADRAPNGYRDYPHETVSRLEFIRRGRTAGLTLAQIGEILAVRDIGQAPCIHVKDLLATQLRDLDARIAELTAMRATVAEFHDAAAAGDPTACDPERICSYL, encoded by the coding sequence ATGCGTATTGGCGAAACTGCCGCAGCCGCCGGTATGACGGCCAAGACGCTGCGGTTCTACGAGGACCGCGGCCTGTTGCCGGCCGCCGACAGGGCACCGAACGGATACCGCGACTACCCCCACGAGACGGTCAGCCGGCTCGAATTCATCCGCCGCGGCCGCACGGCCGGGCTGACCCTGGCCCAGATCGGAGAGATCCTCGCCGTCCGGGACATCGGCCAGGCCCCCTGCATCCACGTGAAGGATTTGCTGGCCACACAGCTCCGCGACCTCGACGCCCGGATCGCAGAACTCACCGCGATGCGGGCAACCGTCGCCGAATTCCATGACGCCGCGGCCGCCGGGGACCCCACAGCCTGCGACCCCGAACGCATCTGCAGCTACCTCTAA
- a CDS encoding recombinase family protein — protein sequence MAVIGYARVSTTEQNLDLQLTALQAAGAVRTFADNGVSGSTMERPQLSKALDRLETGDVLTVWKLDRLGRNTRHVLDIIETLRERGAGFRSLTEGLDTTGPMGTAMLTIMAAFAQLERDTMIERTRAGLAAAAANNRHGGRPRKIDDAAAARAKELKGKGISASDIGRMFGVSRATVYRYLI from the coding sequence ATGGCTGTAATCGGGTACGCGAGAGTTTCCACCACGGAACAAAACCTCGATCTGCAGCTCACCGCACTCCAAGCTGCCGGCGCAGTTCGGACCTTTGCCGACAATGGTGTCAGCGGATCCACGATGGAACGCCCTCAGCTGTCTAAAGCTCTTGACCGGCTGGAAACCGGCGACGTACTCACCGTGTGGAAGCTGGACCGCCTGGGGCGCAACACCCGGCACGTCCTGGACATCATCGAGACTCTCCGGGAACGGGGAGCGGGGTTCCGCTCCCTGACCGAAGGCCTGGACACGACCGGGCCTATGGGCACGGCGATGCTGACGATCATGGCCGCATTCGCTCAGCTGGAGCGCGACACGATGATCGAACGCACCAGGGCAGGACTCGCCGCGGCCGCGGCCAACAACCGCCACGGCGGAAGGCCCCGCAAAATAGACGACGCTGCCGCTGCCAGGGCCAAAGAACTCAAAGGCAAGGGCATCAGCGCCTCTGACATCGGCAGGATGTTCGGAGTCTCACGCGCCACGGTCTACCGATACCTTATATAG